From one Lotus japonicus ecotype B-129 chromosome 3, LjGifu_v1.2 genomic stretch:
- the LOC130746488 gene encoding uncharacterized protein LOC130746488 isoform X1, translated as MDASSARENRRVRLASIQAKRKWNQNSNPCSSSGKNTNTQTNESQNLTQVTLSMKNPIMIEPYGKDMDASSARENRRVRLAAIQAKRKWNQNSNTCSSSGKNTNTQTNESQNLTQVTLSMKNPIMIEPYGKENIKPLAMKRQKDKHTTYQVESLNQSLEERNQGCSMRRIALSPLIQVNIQDRSIDGHEFTTPTSLLSERAFFSSPNCMTGFVSGIMGQSSNSYGDNRKRRMKDLKGKKSISNQDKENQMIPNVMGSAQLSCQPEVVTQSKYNNTITDTPSTILSIPLPEAKQARMSRLEARRETRRLNSISCHDVKSGQQKMKGKAKLKTAFNPALELHLSGRKITHQSSNQIPLYSLNPEYNTPSSEVTQLSATTHHIGAIEPGYSMIGELSDGTFGKTSTSSGKRTVNKCRRGKNISQPLSVLESISRHQPDFDSDRGGQHHTNEESVEFEVNHADGRGSSHHLSPFVSQMYASAEVEELLDFGDATYTCGYCNSIMWYEERSEKSRQPLNPEFSICCMRGKVDLPILLKPPTLLLNLISGVDPRSKNFKENIRAYNSLFSFTSLGGKIQTGLNDGNGPPNFILNGQNYHRMGSLIPPEGAPPKFAQLYIYDTQNETDNRMRHFRSDERRNVLDPSLVKDLTEMIDIHNPVAKLFRRVRDFANHNEGSNFYLRLFRRRNKDPRVYNLPTSDEVAGLIVGDIENLEAGRDIIVKKQSGELVRIPEYHVSFLPLQYPMLFPYGEDGFQDEIPVSEAFSNDADRKRFKISMLEFICFRLQERITEYGNIVRAGRLFQQFIVDCYTMIEAQRMTYYRRNQDRFRSDILSGLEDAIYRGDIEPSSAGQRIILPSSFTGGTRYMFNNCQDAMAICKRFGYPDLFITMTCNTAWDEIRNFLSVRGQRPDERPDILSRVFKMKLDQFLTDLKKNNLFGEAEAGMYTVEFQKRGLPHAHILLWLKGEAKLKTTDDIDRVISAELPHPDLYPNLYAAVSNFMIHGPCGAANKYSPCMKDGVCSKRFPKKFQNRTVIDDDGFPKYRRRNNGISIIKKDVEIDNTYVVPYNPTLLMRYKAHINVEYCNKSNAIKYLFKYVNKGPDRVTVEIAGTDQSSKKENVRDEIKHYYDCRYLSPCEAIWKTFKFDIHERWPPVYTCNFHLPSEQSVTFMDHERIDAVVARHKELETMFTSWFSANREHPEGRHLTYAEFPTMFVYDPKKKEWRLRQQGFSIGRLRYIPPQSGELFYLRILLTVQKGCTSFESIRTVDGVLHNTYQDACDALGLLKDDKEYINAIKETSDLGSGQQLRKLFAHMLFMSTLSKPYIVWESTWKLLSDGLLYERRRRLGMPELRIEDEELENLTLIEIEKLLQNNGRSLKDFECFPCPDISEMLQFDNKFIADELNYNRAEQAEKHMSLLNSLNDDQRNAYNQIMDAVFSESGGFFFLYGYGGTGKTFVWNTLSAALRSQHLIVVNVASSGIASLLLPGGRTAHSRFCIPIGAHEYSTCNIKQGSLRAKLLQHASLIIWDEAPMMNRYCFEALDRTLRDLMSIQDKGNAGKPFGGKVVVLGGDFRQILPVIKKGSRHDIISATINSSDIWKHCQVLKLNKNMRLSSSSSSDDLAETTEFAKWILNIGDGCSDCNEYGEYDVTIPEELLILESEDPLRELINYTYPDINNNMNNFKYFEERAILCPTLDAVHMVNEFVLSTIPGEETEYLSSDSSCPSDADSEIRSEWFTTEFLNDIKCSGVPNHSLKLKAGVPIMLLRNIDQSSGLCNGTRLIVNRLGKNVIAATVITGTNVGDKVFIPRMSLVPSDPEFPFKFERRQFPISLCFAMTINKSQGQSLSNVGLFLPKPVFTHGQLYVAVSRVKTKKGLKILSLDEKGKMSKSTKNVVYNEVFDTL; from the exons ATGGATGCTTCCTCTGCAAGGGAAAATCGCAGAGTAAGGTTGGCATCAATTCAAGCCAAGAGAAAATGGAATCAAAACTCAAACCCAT GTTCAAGTTCAGGAAAAAATACTAACACTCAGACAAATGAATCACAGAATTTGACGCAAGTGACTCTCTCTATGAAAAATCCTATTATGATAGAACCTTATGGAAAAG ATATGGATGCTTCCTCTGCAAGGGAAAATCGCAGAGTAAGGTTGGCAGCAATTCAAGCCAAGAGAAAGTGGAATCAAAACTCAAACACAT GTTCAAGTTCAGGAAAAAATACTAACACTCAGACAAATGAATCACAGAATTTGACCCAAGTGACTCTTTCTATGAAAAATCCTATTATGATAGAACCTTATGGAAAAG AGAATATTAAACCTCTTGCAATGAAGAGGCAAAAAGATAAGCACACTACTTACCAGGTTGAAAGTCTCAACCAAAGTTTAGAAGAAAGGAATCAAGGTTGCAGTATGAGGAGAATTGCACTGTCTCCGTTGATCCAAG TTAACATCCAAGACAGATCTATTGATGGACATGAGTTCACCACTCCTACATCTCTTTTATCTGAAAGAGCTTTTTTCAGCAGTCCAAATTGTATGACAGGCTTTGTTTCAG GAATTATGGGACAATCATCTAACTCATATGGGGATAACCGAAAGAGAAGAATGAAAGATCTTAAAGGAAAGAAGTCGATTAGTAACCAAGATAAGG AAAATCAAATGATCCCTAATGTGATGGGTAGTGCACAATTATCATGTCAACCAGAAGTTGTTACCCAAAGCAAATATAATAATACCATTACTGATACTCCTTCAACAATTTTATCTATACCATTACCAGAAG ctaaacaagCACGCATGAGTAGACTTGAAGCTAGAAGAGAAACTCGAAGGCTCAACAGCATAAGTTGTCATG ATGTCAAATCTGGCCAACAGAAAATGAAAGGGAAGGCTAAATTAAAAACTGCATTTAACCCTGCACTTGAGTTGCATCTAAGTGGCAGAAAGATTACTCATCAAAGTTCTAATCAGATTCCATTATATTCCCTGAATCCAG agtATAACACGCCATCTTCAGAGGTTACTCAACTGTCTGCAACCACACATCATATTGGAGCTATTGAGCCTGGCTATTCTATGATAG GTGAATTATCTGATGGTACATTTGGAAAGACATCTACATCAAGTGGCAAGCGGACAGTGAATAAGTGTCGTAGAGGGAAGAATATATCACAACCATTATCTGTGCTTGAATCCATATCCAGGCATCAACCTGATTTTGATAGTGATAGAGGAGGCCAGCATCATACAAATGAAGAATCTGTGGAGTTTGAAG TTAACCATGCAGATGGAAGAGGCTCATCACATCATCTTTCACCATTTGTGTCACAAATGTATGCATCGGCAGAAGTTGAAG AATTGTTGGACTTTGGTGATGCCACTTATACATGTGGTTACTGCAACTCTATTATGTGGTATGAAGAGAGATCAGAGAAATCAAGACAGCCATTGAATCCGGAATTTTCTATATGTTGCATGAGAGGGAAGGTTGATTTGCCAATATTGCTTAAGCCTCCTACATTGCTTCTGAATTTAATAAGTGGTGTTGACCCACGATCTAAGAACTTCAAAGAAAATATCAGGGCATACAATTCTTTgttctctttcacttcactAGGGGGCAAAATTCAGACTGGATTGAATGATGGCAATGGTCCTCCAAATTTCATTCTTAATGGGCAGAACTACCATAGAATGGGAAGTTTGATTCCTCCTGAAGGAGCCCCTCCGAAGTTTGCCCAGCTTTACATATATGACACTCAGAATGAAACTGACAATAGAATGCGGCACTTTCG GTCTGATGAACGCAGAAATGTGTTGGATCCTTCACTGGTTAAAGACTTAACAGAGATGATTGATATTCATAATCCGGTAGCAAAATTGTTTAGGAGAGTTAGAGACTTTGCCAACCATAATGAGGGTTCAAACTTTTATCTGAGGTTGTTTCGTAGAAGAAACAAGGATCCAAGGGTATATAATTTGCCCACGTCTGATGAAGTGGCAGGGTTAATTGTAGGAGACATAGAGAATTTGGAGGCTGGAAGGGATATCATTGTGAAAAAACAATCTGGTGAGCTGGTTAGAATTCCTGAGTATCATGTATCATTTTTGCCCCTTCAATACCCGATGCTATTTCCATATGGCGAGGATGGTTTTCAAGATGAAATACCTGTGAGTGAGGCCTTTAGTAACGATGCAGACAGAAAAAGGTTTAAAATAAGCATGCTAGAGTTCATTTGTTTCAGATTACAGGAACGAATAACTGAATATGGAAATATTGTGCGTGCCGGAAGGTTGTTTCAGCAGTTTATTGTTGACTGCTACACAATGATTGAGGCGCAAAGGATGACTTATTACAGGAGGAATCAAGATCGTTTTAGATCAGACATACTTAGTGGTCTAGAagatgctatatatagaggtgaCATTGAACCCTCTAGCGCAGGTCAAAGAATAATTTTACCATCTTCTTTCACAGGTGGTACAAGGTATATGTTTAATAATTGTCAAGATGCTATGGCTATTTGTAAAAGGTTTGGGTATCCCGATTTATTTATCACAATGACTTGCAATACTGCTTGGGATGAGATACGTAATTTTTTATCTGTTAGAGGTCAGCGACCTGATGaaagacctgatatattgtctAGAGTTTTCAAAATGAAGCTTGATCAGTTTTTGACTGACttgaagaaaaataatttatttggaGAAGCTGAAGCAG GAATGTATACTGTTGAGTTCCAGAAACGAGGCTTGCCGCATGCTCATATTTTATTGTGGTTAAAAGGAGAAGCCAAGTTGAAGACAACCGATGATATTGACAGAGTGATATCTGCTGAATTACCTCATCCTGATCTATATCCGAATTTGTATGCTGCGGTATCAAATTTTATGATTCATGGGCCATGTGGTGCTGCCAACAAGTACTCCCCTTGCATGAAAGATGGTGTTTGTTCTAAGCGTTTTCCAAAAAAGTTTCAGAATCGTACAGTAATTGATGATGATGGCTTTCCTAAGTATAGAAGGAGAAATAATGGGATAAGCATTATAAAAAAGGATGTTGAGATTGACAACACATATGTTGTGCCGTACAATCCCACACTTCTCATGAGGTATAAGGCTCACATTAATGTTGAATACTGCAATAAATCAAATGCCATAAAGTACCTTTTCAAGTATGTTAACAAAGGTCCTGATAGAGTAACCGTTGAGATAGCTGGTACTGATCAGAgttcaaagaaagaaaatgttaGGGATGAGATTAAACACTATTATGATTGCAGGTATCTATCTCCATGTGAAGCAATATGGAAAACCTTTAAATTTGATATACATGAAAGGTGGCCTCCTGTATACACATGTAATTTTCATCTTCCTTCTGAGCAGAGTGTAACTTTCATGGATCATGAACGGATTGATGCAGTTGTGGCACGACATAAAGAGTTAGAAACCATGTTCACGTCGTGGTTTAGTGCTAACAGAGAGCATCCGGAAGGACGTCACTTAACTTATGCTGAATTTCCTACAATGTTTGTGTACGACCCCAAGAAAAAGGAATGGCGTTTAAGACAACAAGGTTTCTCTATTGGACGTCTCAGATATATTCCCCCACAAAGTGGAGAGCTTTTTTATTTGCGTATTCTCCTTACTGTGCAAAAGGGGTGCACCAGTTTTGAAAGCATTAGAACAGTAGACGGTGTGTTACACAACACTTATCAAGATGCATGTGATGCTTTGGGATTGTTGAAAGATGACAAAGAATATATAAATGCAATTAAGGAGACAAGTGATTTGGGTTCTGGTCAACAGCTAAGGAAACTATTTGCCCATATGTTGTTTATGAGCACATTGAGCAAGCCGTATATTGTTTGGGAATCAACATGGAAATTGCTATCTGATGGACTTCTTTATGAAAGGAGACGTCGTCTTGGTATGCCAG AATTGCGAATTGAAGATGAGGAGCTTGAAAACCTCACTTTAATTGAAATAGAGAAGTTGCTTCAAAACAATGGAAGATCTCTTAAAGATTTTGAATGCTTTCCTTGCCCAGACATTTCTGAGATGCTTCAATTTGACAATAAATTTATTGCTGATGAACTTAACTACAATAGAGCAGAGCAAGCAGAGAAGCACATGTCATTGTTAAATTCTCTCAATGATGATCAACGGAATGCCTACAATCAGATTATGGACGCAGTTTTTTCCGAATCAGGTGGATTCTTCTTCCTATATGGTTATGGGGGTACTGGAAAAACATTTGTTTGGAATACACTGTCTGCAGCATTGAGGAGCCAACATCTAATTGTTGTTAACGTTGCATCAAGTGGTATTGCTTCTTTATTATTGCCTGGAGGTAGGACAGCTCATTCCAGATTTTGTATACCTATTGGTGCTCATGAATATTCAACGTGTAATATCAAGCAAGGAAGTCTTCGGGCAAAACTTTTACAGCATGCAAGCTTGATTATTTGGGATGAAGCTCCTATGATGAATAGATATTGTTTTGAGGCTCTTGACCGCACTCTTAGAGATTTGATGTCGATCCAGGATAAAGGGAATGCTGGAAAGCCGTTTGGAGGTAAGGTTGTTGTTCTAGGAGGTGATTTCAGGCAAATACTTCCGGTTATTAAAAAGGGCAGCAGACATGACATTATATCTGCTACTATCAACTCCTCAGATATTTGGAAGCATTGCCAAGTTctaaagttgaataagaatATGAGGCTCTCAAGTTCATCAAGTTCAGATGATTTGGCTGAGACAACAGAATTTGCTAAATGGATTCTTAATATTGGAGATGGGTGCAGTGATTGTAATGAGTATGGAGAATATGATGTGACAATTCCAGAAGAATTACTTATTCTAGAGTCCGAGGACCCATTGCGTGAATTGATTAATTATACTTATCCTGACATCAACAATAATATGAACAACTTCAAATATTTTGAAGAAAGAGCAATATTGTGCCCCACTTTAGATGCTGTGCATATGGTTAACGAGTTTGTACTCTCAACAATTCCAGGTGAGGAAACTGAGTATCTTAGTTCTGATTCGTCATGTCCTTCGGATGCAGATTCTGAGATAAGAAGTGAATGGTTTACCActgaattcttaaatgataTTAAATGTTCCGGTGTTCCTAATCATAGCTTGAAGTTGAAAGCTGGGGTACCTATTATGCTATTGAGAAATATTGATCAATCATCAGGATTGTGTAATGGTACAAGGCTAATAGTGAATAGATTGGGCAAAAATGTTATTGCTGCCACCGTGATAACAGGAACAAATGTTGGTGATAAAGTATTTATTCCCAGAATGAGTTTAGTTCCTTCTGATCCAGAATTTCCATTCAAGTTCGAGAGGAGACAATTTCCAATATCTCTATGTTTTGCGATGACCATAAATAAAAGCCAAGGGCAATCTTTATCGAATGTTGGTCTCTTTCTTCCTAAACCAGTTTTTACACATGGCCAACTATATGTGGCTGTGTCTAGAGTAAAAACAAAGAAGGGTTtgaagattttaagcttagatgAAAAAGGAAAGATGTCTAAATCGACCAAAAATGTTGTGTACAATGAGGTTTTTGATACTCTATAA